TCGGGGTCATCCTGCTCCTCGCCCTGTTCTTCGGGATCATCGGGTCGATCTTCCAGTTCGTCTTCGTCGACTGCCTGACCACGGGTGAGGTCTCCCTCTCGCGCACCTTCGGGATGCGGAGCGGGAAGGGCCTGAGGCTCTTTCTCTTCCAGGTCCTCTTCGCCCTCCTGATGGTGGCGGCGATGATCGTCGTCCTGCTGACCATCTTCCTCCCGGTGCAGAGCGTCGGCGCACCCAACCTCCTCGCCCTCATCATCCTTGTCCCGGCGGCGCTGCTGATCCTGGTGATCATCGGTATCGTCCTGATGCTCACCATAGACTTCGTCGTCCCGGTGATGATCCGCTCGGACTGCGGCGTCATCGACGGGTGGCGGCACGCCCTCGCCTTCCTCCGCCCCGACCTGGTGAACGCCGCCGCGTACGTCGTCTTCAAGTTCCTGCTCGGGATCGTGCTCGGGCTCATCGCCCTGGTCCTGGCCCTCATCGCCGCGGCCGTGATCGCTGTGCCGCTCGTGGCCGTCGGCGTGGTCGCCGGGATCGCCCTGGGGAATGCGGCGGTGCCGGTCTACCTCCTGCTCCTCCTCATCGGGATCGTCGTTGCCGTGCCGGTGCTCCTGCTGGTGCAGGTGCCGTTCGCGACCTTCCTCAGGTACTACAGCCTGGGGGTTCTCGGCCGGTTTTCGCCTGAATACGACCTCTTGGCGCGGCCTGAGGGGTCCGGCGCGGTCAGCGACTGATCCTGCGCGGCCCCCGCGCTCCCACCCCCTGCCGGCGCCGGCCCGCGTGCCCTGGCGGCGACCGCCCCCCGGGCGAACAAATATCTTATTTTGTGGGTTTTATTGTTGAATGAGCGCCTTTTATCGCTCTTTTTCGTCCCGGCGATCGCCCTTTGCATGGACCTCTCCTGCCGGTCCGAATAGCGCCGGCGCACCGGTCGAGGCCATCAGGGGGCAGGTGCGGGGGATCGATGACCATATTGGACCCCCCGGGTCTGGATAATGTTTATATGCGAGAAGTGCGAATATTGTAGAGCGCTGCGGTAAAATGCAGGGCGCCGATAGTGTAGTGGTTATCACTAGGCGTTGCCAACGCCTAAACCCGGGTTCGAGTCCCGGTCGGCGCACTTTTCTCCGTTTTGACTTTGTCCAGAACATTTTGTTTTTCATGATCTCTTCGATGTGCTGGTGAGGGTTGGCTGGATGAGTTTTGCCGCCCCTGGACCCGGACTCTCTTTACTTCACCACCCGGGAGGGGTCTGCTCGATCTTCAGGACCCCTCACGTTCTCGACGCGAAGATGCGATCATCGCTCAGGGTGGAGATGACATCGCGCCGGGGGGTGCACCCCCTGACCCCTTGCATGCGATTGCCCCTGAATGGGCGTGCTGGAGTTGTTTTCCCATCCCTGCCCCGATCATATTTGCGGGAGGTCGGGGGGAAGCAGGCCCCCTTCCCCGAATAAAAGCGGTTATTACACCCCTGGCGCAAAGACTACCCCATGGAAGTCACCCTCCCCCAGCTCAGGAATCTCCTCTACCCCATGGAGTGGTTCTTTCGGTTCTCCATCCTCAGTTTCGTGGTCTGGCTCGCCCAACCCCTCTACCCCGGCAACTACATCGCCTACTCGATCGCCCTCTACGTGCTCTGGTTCCTGATCCTGGTGATGTTCGTCTGGCAGATCGTGATCACCGCCCGTTTCCTCCGCGGCTACGGGGACAAACAGGAAACGGCGGACTGAACGCAGCTCGTCCCGGCGGCGCCTTCGCTCAGGCCGGGTGCTGATCTCTCAGCCGTCTCCGGGACGATCCGCACGGGCCGGATCGACCGGGCGTCAGTCCTTCCTGTAGCCTGCCACCGCCGTACCGCTGTACTGGATGGCATGCTTCTTCAGCGCCTCTTTCAACTCCGCCCCACTGGCACCGCCCGGAAGATCGAGCGGCCCATCGGTCCCGTAGAGATTGAAGTAATACTCATGGGCCGATCCCTTCGACAGGCAGGGCCCGCTGTAGCCGATCCGCCCGAGATCGTTTCTTCCCTGGCGTGCCGGGACGGGAGCGTGCACCTCAGCTGTTTTCGGGATCCCCGCGGGTACGACATCGGTCGCTTTGATGTTCCATATCAACCAGTGATCGACCTTTGCTCCCGGATCGCTCAGGATGATCGCAAAATACGGCGCTTTCAATCCTGAAATCCGGATCTCGGGTGAACTGTCCTCGCCGTCGCAGGTGTGCTGCTCCGGGAAGGTGGTGAAGCCAATCTCTACAACCGGGTTGTCCATGATGTTTTCCCCCTCTGGTCACTATGCAGATATTCTATGGTATAAGTATGTTGTCCGGGATCCGCTTATCTGTGATACCACATCACGTGTGGATGTTCAACCCATTTAATGGGGTTTTTTGGTGTTTGCCTGTTTGAAAAATAGTGTGAATATTTGTCGGCACGCCCTGGACCATCAGGCGCTTTTGATCTCAGATGCCTGGGATTCGCCCACGTATGGCGAGAGCCGGGCTTTTTCTCCAGCCTTCACCTTTTTCTCTTCAGGTCCCCGACGAACTTCCGCACCGCCGTCACCCCGGCCACCATACCGGGCGCCGCCTCGTTCACGAACGCCACCTCGTCAAGACTCGTCTTCGGCCGGTCCCGCCGGTAGAGGTCGAGCGCCGCCGCACCGTCGTAATCCACGCAGGCGATCCGTGCGGCGAACGTGTCCCGCGGGAGCATGATCGCATCCCCGCTCAGGGTGGCGACGTGGTAGGGGTGGGCGAGCAGGGCGGCGGAGAGGTCGTTCGACTGCGCGACCCCGGCCCGGCCGAGGCGGTCGGTGAGGGCGTTGAAGTCGGCCAGGAAATAAAATCCGCCCTCGGGTTTTGTCGCCGCCACCCCATCGATCATGGCGAACGCCCGACTCACGTACCGGCACATGATCCCGTGGATCGCTCTGATCGTCCTGATATACTCCTCGATCTCGAGGTTCGGCGAGTAGGCGGCCACCGCCGCCATCTGCACCGGCGTCGAGACCGCGGTGTAGATCGTCGCCGCAATGGCGGTCATGTCGGCGATCAGGTTCTCCGGGCCGCCTTCAGGCAGGACGCAGACACCGAGGCGGTATCCCGCGGCAGATCGGTCCTTCGAGAGCCCGCCGGTCACGAAGGTCCCCTCCGGGTACACCGCCGCCATGGAGGTGAAGTGCTCGAAGGTGTAGGTAGTGAGGGCGTAGATCTCGTCGGCCAGGACGAGACAGCCGTAATCGCGGCAGACGGCGGCGATCTCCTCGAGTTCGCTGCGGGAGTACAGGGCGCCGGTCGGGTTGTTCGGGTTGGTGAGGACGAGGATATGGCGCCGGTCAGGGTCGGCGGCGAGCACCGCCCTGAGTGCCTCCGGGTCCATCCGGAACCCCCTCTCCCGTTCGGGCGGGAGGGTGAGGTACGGCCTGCCGATCAGGTTCAGGATGGGTGCATAGCCCACCCACGCGGGCGATGGGATGATCGGAACCGCATCGAGCGATGAAAAGAGGATGTAGATCAACTCTTTCGTCCCGTTCCCGATGAAGACCCGGTCGGGTTCCACGGCCAGCCCGAAATGCCTCCGGTAAAAGGCGGCGACGGCCATCCGCAGGAGATCGATCCCCTCGGCGGCGGCGTACTCCCCGCGATCGGCCGCGCTCGCGAGCGCTTTTACCAGTGCCGGCGGCACCGGAAAGGGCGACTGCCCGAGGGCGAAGTTGTAATACCGTTCTTTGCAGCCCGCAAGGCTGCAGGCATTCCTCTGCCTGGCGATCATCTGCCCGATCCTCAGGTTTTCGGGCATGGTGAGCGCATCGATATGCGGCTCCGTCCGTATGGCGAAGATCTGCTCCATGGCTGCCGTCCCCCTCTCTGACAACTACCCCTTCGGAGTGTCGGTATAAAGGTTTATGGGTCGCCCTCCCGGCCGCGTTCGTCTTCAGAACCGCTTCGGATCCGTCTCCACATCGACGATCGCCGGGCGTCCGCTCTCCAGCGCCTTCGCCACCGCCGGGGCGAGTTCGTCAGGCCTCTCCACCGAAAACCCCTCGCCGCCGCATGCCCGGGCATACGCCGCAAAATCCGGGTTGTGCAGTTCGGTCCCGAAGTTCGGGTAGTTCTCCATCCGCTGCTCGACGCGGATCATCCCGAGTTCGTGGTTGTTGAGCACGACAACCGTCATTGGCAGGTCGTATTTCACCGCAGTCAAAAACTCCGCCATCGCCATGGAAAACCCGCCGTCTCCGGTGATGCAGACGGTCGGCCGCTCTGGATAGGCGATCTTCGCCGCGATCGCCGCCGGCATCGCAAACCCCATCGTCGCGAGATATCCCGACATCGCGAACTGCTGGGTCCCCTTCATTCTGAAGTTTCGCCCGAACCACCACCCGTTCTCCCCGACATCGACCGTGATGACAGCGTCGTCTGGCAGGATCTCGGAGAGCACCTGCATGATGAAGGGGGGCCTGACGGGTACCGCCGCGGGATCGGCCTCGTTATCGATCTGCGCCCTCCATGCCGCCCGGTCCTGCGCAATCGTCTCCTTCCTCGCCGCATCCTCCCGCCGCTCCAGGCGTTCGAGGAGACGGGGCAGCACCAGCCCGCAGTCCCCCCAGAGTGAGACGGTCTCTCGATGCCGCCCGAGCTTGATCGGGTCGAGGTCCACCTGGACGAGCGCTTTTTCTCCGGGGACGTTCGTCTGCTTCGAGAACCCCACCCCGAAGGCGAGGAGGAGATCGGCCTCCTCCGCCTTTTTTCTCGCCTGCGCCGATCCCACCGAGCCCAGGATGCCCAGGTGCCAGGGGTCGTCCTCGGGGATCAGCCCTTTCGCCCTGAAGGTGGTGAGGACCGGGGCGGCGATTCTCTCTGCAATGGCGCGGACCACCGGCACGGCGTCGCGAGCGCCCCAGCCTGCGATGATCACGGGCCTCTCTGCCCGGTTCACGACCCCGGCCGCCCGGTCGATCCCGGCGTCCGAGGGTGCGATCTCCACGGACGGCGGCATCCCCTCGGCCGGGCAGCAGGCCAGATCGACGTGCTCCTTCTGGACGTCGTTCGGAATCGAGAGCTGGGCGACGCCTCGGTGGACGATCGCGTGGCGCATGGCGGCGTCGACCAGGCGGACCGCCATCGTCTTCTCGTGCAGCGTGTTGTTATAGACCGTCACCGGCCGGAAAAAGGCGTCCTGATCGATCTCCTGAAAACCCCCCGGCCCGGCGTACTGGGCCTTCACCTGCCCGTTGAGGGATATCACCGATGCCCGGTCCTCTTTTGCGTCGTACAGCCCGGTGGCAAGGTTTGTCGCCCCCGGCCCGGCGATCGTGACGCAGGCGGCGACCCTGCCGGTGAGTTTGTGATAGGCGGACGCCGCCATCGCCGCAGTCTCCTCGTGCCGGACCTGAAAAAAGCGTATCTCTGGATGTTTTCTGATGGCATCGATGACACCCAGCGACGAGGTGCCGGGAATACCGAAGACGACACCGACGCCCCACCTGACGAGTTCCCCGATGATCACTTCGGCGACCGTCTGCTCGCCCCGGACGCCTTCGTCCCCTGAAGAATGAATCTCTCCTGACATGATCCCCCTCTCTCGAAGGGGGGGATCGACCCCATACTATATCTCTATTGCTCAGCCCCGGCGTCGCCGTAGCGGTAGCTCCCGGCCGGGACGACGATCTCAAAGCGGGCGCCTTTCCCGGCCTCGCCCGTCTCCCTGATGGCGATCCCGGTGATCGCAAGAATCTCGCGTATGAGGAAGAGCCCGAGGCCGGTGTTTTTCCCGACGCTCCTGCTGAATATTTTGCCCTTTAAGTTAGGGTCCACGCCTTTTCCGTCGTCCTCTATCCAGAGGATGCCGCTCTCGCCGGTCGGGGTAAATCCGATCCGGATCGATGTCACGCCTCCGCCGTGCCTGACCGCATTCTCAAAGAGTGTGTAGAAGACCTTTCCAAAGAGGGGATCTGCATAGACCTCCAGGCGGCCGAGATCGATCGAGAGGCAGATGTTGTTGAACCTGACGATCCGGGCCGACTGCCGCGCCACCGTCTCGACGCCCTGCCAGACGGGCGCCTTCACCCCGAGGCTCTGGTAGTCCCTGGCAATGGCGATCTGCTCCTCGATCATCTCCGAGGCGCTGATGATCCGTTCGGTATAGACCCGTTCGTCAGAGCCCTCAGGTGTGATGTCCACCAGCAGACCGGCGTAGCCCCTGATCACGCCGAGATGGTTTTTGATGTCGTGCTGGGTGATCTCGGAAAGGATGGAGAGTTTTGTGTGCGCCGAGACGAGGGCATCCTCAGTCTGCTTTAGTTGAGAGATATCGCGGACGATCAGGGTGTGGCCGATGGTCCTGGAGCGGCGATCGGTGACCGGGGCGATCCGCAGTTCAGAGTGCTGCAATCCCCCTCCGCTCTGTTTTATGCTTCGTATGTAGGTTTTCTCCTCATCCCCGTCGTAGCCGGCGATGAGTTCGGGGAAACGGTTGAGAATTGCGATTAACTCCTCCCTGCCATCAGATACTCGCTCCCGACTGCCCTCTTCCCCTCGCTGTTCAGCCGTTTCCTTCCTGAACCCCTGCATTTAGAGGGTTTTTTGGATTTTCTCGAGAGCTATCGCTCGGCAGCTTGCGCTTTGAGGGTAAGAAGTTGCCTGAAGTTGAAATTCATGCAGGAGAAGATGTTCTTGACGTGCACTCTGGCAACCGTCGTGACCATGAGGTGGCCTGCATGGAACACCCGCTTGATCACGGCAAACGGTCGTTCCACCAGCGATCGTGTTCTGCTGATGGCCTTGTTCCGCCGGTTCTCCTTGATGGAGAGGGGATGGTTGCGAACGGCCCGGTGCATGGTCTTGTCCATAGATGCCTGCGGTTTCACCCCAAAATAGCCTTTATCGCGATAGACCGTCTCACCTTCCCGGGAGAGATCGATCCTGCTGTCATGGAGTGACGCCGTGGTGGTCTCAATCCGGCGGATCAGCTGACTGTCCTTGTCGAGCAGGATGTGAAGTTTGTACCCGAACTGTGACTTCGAGCCCTTCTTGGCCCAGGTGCCGTCGCGGCTGCGCCGCGTCTCTGCCTGATCTCCCCGGGGCGTGCCGGCAGGAGCATGCCCGGGATCGGCGGTGATGAACGTCGCGTCCTGCATGACACCGCGTTTGATGGCGAGCCCTTGTACTTCGAGTTGCCGCTGGAACTCATCCCAGATCGCGGTATCCTTCCCGGTTTGCGCCAAGCGTTCCCGGAACAGCCAGACCGTCGACCGATCCGGAATGGTTTCCGGATATCCCAGGAAGTGACGGAACGAGATCCGGTCGGTCGCCTGACGCTCCAGTTCGGGGTCAGACAGGCCATACCACTGCTGAAGCACCAGCAGCCGGATCATCAGAACGACGTCATAGTTCGGACGGCCGCCTCGCCCCTCGGCGTTGGTGTAGAGGTCAGCAAGGAGAGGGCGGAAGGCATCCCAGTCGATCAGACCGCTGACCTCACCCAGCCGATCACCCAGAGCTGCAAGGCTGGCATATTCGTGGTGGATCGCGAAATTGGTAAACGTGCTCATGGGAAAAAGGTCGATCCGGGACTATAAAGTACTTTGGGTGAGGTGGGGTTGTTCGAAATTCTCTGATGTAAAACCTTTCTTGGTGAGGCGTCTGGATCGCACTTCCGGGATTTTTTGTATTTCTCTTCCTGCCGGGACTTTTTCTATCTCCAGATTTCGGCGCGGATTCCTGGATAGGGGCTGCATGTGCGTGCGTGCTGGTACTCCTCCCGGAATATGGACGGATACTGGAATATCTATTATGGTCTCCCTGATCCGGACACTGCCCATTTATAATTAATTTAATCTCATTATCGATCCTTGAAACGCAGGGAATATTTAAATATTATATTGTCATTTAATGGAACGTGCCCGAGGAAGCGTTCTGCATGGCTCTTGGATACAGAGATGTCTCTGATATAGAGGAGCAGTGGAGAGCAGCGCGGAGATATGATGCCTTTGAAGCTGAGAAATTCAATAAAAGAATGCTCTCCGCTCTGAATGAGACCGATGCGGCTCTCGCGCCTCCGGATGGCATTTACGTATGCCCGTTCTGCGATAAAATTTCGTTCAGATATCTTAAAAAAGAGGGAGAAGCCCATCTCAGGTGTTCTGCATGTGGATCCGCTGTCACCCTGAACGATGAGGTCTGGGAAAATCCCCGCAGGCGCATTGAATATCTTTCCTTCACCTCGGGCTATCCGGGGATCTATATTCTCCATCATCTTATCGCTCTCCACGAAAAAAACCGCGTTCAACCCGGGATATCTGGTGCAGAAAGCAAGGATGTCGAAAAAGCCATCGCTTCTCTCTCCAGTCCTGATGAGGAGGTGCGATACAGGGCTGCACGCTACCTCCGCATCCGCCGTCCGCTGCGGGCGTTCGAGGCGGTTGCCGCTGCCCTCAGTTCAGAACCGGCAGCGAAGATCAGGGTCATGCTCGTGCAGGCCCTTCCCTCGATCGGCGGAAGGGATGCGATCCCGCACCTCATCGCGGCAAGCGAGGACGCCGATCCCGCCGTCAGGGGTGCGGCTCTTCATGCCCTCTCATCGTTTGAGGGGATCGTCGTCGATGAGGTAACCGGACGCGCGGGCTGCGTTCGGTAAACAGCTGGCGCAAGAGAGCTGCTTGAGTGTATGCCCCCGGAGCGGCGGGCACACGATGAGATCGCGCAAAAAGAGTGATGGTCGGTGAGATGGCGGCAGCACCCGGTCAGACCGGTCCGCCCGGACTCTCTTCATCTGCCGGCACGGCCACGAAGCGTTTCTCTATCCATCCGGTCGGCCCGCTTCAGGACCACGTTCATCGCCGCCTTTTCCTCCGGGGCTTCGAAGATCACGACGGTATCGTACCTTCCGAGCGTCCAGTACATGCCCGGGTATTTGACCTCCTCTTTCGTGTCGTCCTCGATATCCTTCAGGTTCTCGGCGATCACTTCTCCCGTCAGGTTTTTTTGAATTTCGCAAGCGCAATGAAAAGCATCGTTCACCTCATCCACTCTCAGGGCATTTCAGCATGGGAGAGGGAGATATATCGAGTGAATTATATGATGCGGGGAGTGGGAGGTCGGACGAGAGAGGGGGAGACGTTTTTCACCACTCAAGATATGATGTCACTGAAAAACGGTTGCCTGTTAACACGGGTCTGATTTTTCTATAATACATAACCCGGATTTATAGTGCGAGGGAGGGGATTCGAACCCCCGAACTCCTGCGAGAATGGACCCTAAATCCATCGCCTTTGACCTGGCTCGGCAACCCTCGCGTTCAGATGAAAAATGCACTCAATCATACGATTGCCCGGTATTTATATCTTGGAGCGGCGGGCACCGCACGGTGCCGTCTTACCTCTCCTGCTTCCGGCCCGCGACATACTCCTCCAGCGTGACGACCCGGGCGTACACGCCGTTCAGCGCCGCCATGAAGGCCGCGTGGACCGATGCGGTCGGGACGCTCTCCCCCGAAAAGACCAGGTCCCTTGTGGCGCAGGCGTCTTCGACGACCGTGCAGGCGAACCCGGCCTCGCGGGCCGCCCGCGTCGTGGCGTCGATGCACATGTGGCTCATCGCCCCGCAGATCACGCACTCGCTGACCCCCTTCTCCCTGAGCGCAGCGAGCAAATCGGTCTGGAAGAAACTGTTCGGGAAATGCTTCTCGATCACCGCCTCGCCCGGACCGGGCGCCACCCGCTCGTGGATCTCCGAGCCGCGCGTCCCCGGCAGGAGAAACCCGGCGCCTTCCCGCATCGAGATGTGGCGGATGAAAAAGACGGGCTTTCCCTCCAGCCTGAACCGTTCGAGGGGGGGGATGCGGCGCCGGAAGCCAACTCCATGCCGGCGCACTCCATCGCGCCGCCGGGAAAATAGTCGTTCTGGATGTCGATGAGGAGAAGGGCCTCTGTCATGGGTAGAGGT
Above is a window of Methanofollis tationis DNA encoding:
- a CDS encoding pyridoxal phosphate-dependent aminotransferase, translated to MEQIFAIRTEPHIDALTMPENLRIGQMIARQRNACSLAGCKERYYNFALGQSPFPVPPALVKALASAADRGEYAAAEGIDLLRMAVAAFYRRHFGLAVEPDRVFIGNGTKELIYILFSSLDAVPIIPSPAWVGYAPILNLIGRPYLTLPPERERGFRMDPEALRAVLAADPDRRHILVLTNPNNPTGALYSRSELEEIAAVCRDYGCLVLADEIYALTTYTFEHFTSMAAVYPEGTFVTGGLSKDRSAAGYRLGVCVLPEGGPENLIADMTAIAATIYTAVSTPVQMAAVAAYSPNLEIEEYIRTIRAIHGIMCRYVSRAFAMIDGVAATKPEGGFYFLADFNALTDRLGRAGVAQSNDLSAALLAHPYHVATLSGDAIMLPRDTFAARIACVDYDGAAALDLYRRDRPKTSLDEVAFVNEAAPGMVAGVTAVRKFVGDLKRKR
- a CDS encoding DUF7544 domain-containing protein encodes the protein MSSAIHAFTAIDGAVSHTKSLLWPFRAGVWLRLAVISLFIGGFGGGFNFFSFPDGGGHAGSGMPVDLFAPGAGFIFLLIGVILLLALFFGIIGSIFQFVFVDCLTTGEVSLSRTFGMRSGKGLRLFLFQVLFALLMVAAMIVVLLTIFLPVQSVGAPNLLALIILVPAALLILVIIGIVLMLTIDFVVPVMIRSDCGVIDGWRHALAFLRPDLVNAAAYVVFKFLLGIVLGLIALVLALIAAAVIAVPLVAVGVVAGIALGNAAVPVYLLLLLIGIVVAVPVLLLVQVPFATFLRYYSLGVLGRFSPEYDLLARPEGSGAVSD
- a CDS encoding GYD domain-containing protein, giving the protein MIAENLKDIEDDTKEEVKYPGMYWTLGRYDTVVIFEAPEEKAAMNVVLKRADRMDRETLRGRAGR
- a CDS encoding sensor histidine kinase, with amino-acid sequence MQGFRKETAEQRGEEGSRERVSDGREELIAILNRFPELIAGYDGDEEKTYIRSIKQSGGGLQHSELRIAPVTDRRSRTIGHTLIVRDISQLKQTEDALVSAHTKLSILSEITQHDIKNHLGVIRGYAGLLVDITPEGSDERVYTERIISASEMIEEQIAIARDYQSLGVKAPVWQGVETVARQSARIVRFNNICLSIDLGRLEVYADPLFGKVFYTLFENAVRHGGGVTSIRIGFTPTGESGILWIEDDGKGVDPNLKGKIFSRSVGKNTGLGLFLIREILAITGIAIRETGEAGKGARFEIVVPAGSYRYGDAGAEQ
- a CDS encoding YbhB/YbcL family Raf kinase inhibitor-like protein — its product is MDNPVVEIGFTTFPEQHTCDGEDSSPEIRISGLKAPYFAIILSDPGAKVDHWLIWNIKATDVVPAGIPKTAEVHAPVPARQGRNDLGRIGYSGPCLSKGSAHEYYFNLYGTDGPLDLPGGASGAELKEALKKHAIQYSGTAVAGYRKD
- a CDS encoding HEAT repeat domain-containing protein produces the protein MRYRAARYLRIRRPLRAFEAVAAALSSEPAAKIRVMLVQALPSIGGRDAIPHLIAASEDADPAVRGAALHALSSFEGIVVDEVTGRAGCVR
- a CDS encoding cysteine hydrolase family protein translates to MRRHGVGFRRRIPPLERFRLEGKPVFFIRHISMREGAGFLLPGTRGSEIHERVAPGPGEAVIEKHFPNSFFQTDLLAALREKGVSECVICGAMSHMCIDATTRAAREAGFACTVVEDACATRDLVFSGESVPTASVHAAFMAALNGVYARVVTLEEYVAGRKQER
- a CDS encoding thiamine pyrophosphate-binding protein, coding for MSGEIHSSGDEGVRGEQTVAEVIIGELVRWGVGVVFGIPGTSSLGVIDAIRKHPEIRFFQVRHEETAAMAASAYHKLTGRVAACVTIAGPGATNLATGLYDAKEDRASVISLNGQVKAQYAGPGGFQEIDQDAFFRPVTVYNNTLHEKTMAVRLVDAAMRHAIVHRGVAQLSIPNDVQKEHVDLACCPAEGMPPSVEIAPSDAGIDRAAGVVNRAERPVIIAGWGARDAVPVVRAIAERIAAPVLTTFRAKGLIPEDDPWHLGILGSVGSAQARKKAEEADLLLAFGVGFSKQTNVPGEKALVQVDLDPIKLGRHRETVSLWGDCGLVLPRLLERLERREDAARKETIAQDRAAWRAQIDNEADPAAVPVRPPFIMQVLSEILPDDAVITVDVGENGWWFGRNFRMKGTQQFAMSGYLATMGFAMPAAIAAKIAYPERPTVCITGDGGFSMAMAEFLTAVKYDLPMTVVVLNNHELGMIRVEQRMENYPNFGTELHNPDFAAYARACGGEGFSVERPDELAPAVAKALESGRPAIVDVETDPKRF
- a CDS encoding IS5 family transposase, with amino-acid sequence MSTFTNFAIHHEYASLAALGDRLGEVSGLIDWDAFRPLLADLYTNAEGRGGRPNYDVVLMIRLLVLQQWYGLSDPELERQATDRISFRHFLGYPETIPDRSTVWLFRERLAQTGKDTAIWDEFQRQLEVQGLAIKRGVMQDATFITADPGHAPAGTPRGDQAETRRSRDGTWAKKGSKSQFGYKLHILLDKDSQLIRRIETTTASLHDSRIDLSREGETVYRDKGYFGVKPQASMDKTMHRAVRNHPLSIKENRRNKAISRTRSLVERPFAVIKRVFHAGHLMVTTVARVHVKNIFSCMNFNFRQLLTLKAQAAER